A genomic window from Glycine soja cultivar W05 chromosome 10, ASM419377v2, whole genome shotgun sequence includes:
- the LOC114371918 gene encoding transmembrane ascorbate ferrireductase 1-like encodes MALGVPALPLTYVAHVLAVVASVLVVVWVVNFRGGLAWDSDNKSLIFNIHPVLIVIGLLVHGGEAIISYKAFPLKKEVKKLIHLVFHAIALILGIVGIYTAFKFHNESGIANLYSLHSWLGIGVIVLYGIQWIYGFVIFFFPGGTPDIRRASLPWHALFGLFVFVLAVGTAALGFLEKLTFLENSGLDKYGSEALLVNFTAIITILFGAFVVLSALADAPPAPAADDYEAI; translated from the exons ATGGCTTTAGGTGTTCCTGCTCTTCCGTTGACATACGTGGCTCACGTTCTGGCAGTTGTTGCCAGCGTCTTGGTCGTGGTCTGGGTCGTCAATTTCAGGGGTGGCTTGGCTTGGGATTCTGATAACAAGTCCCTCATCTTCAAC ATTCATCCAGTTCTTATTGTTATTGGCTTACTAGTTCATGGGGGTGAAG CTATTATAAGTTACAAAGCTTTTCCCCTAAAGAAGGAAGTGAAGAAATTGATACACCTTGTTTTCCATGCCATCGCATTAATACTTGGAATAGTTGGAATTTATACTGCCTTCAAGTTTCACAATGAAAGTGGGATTGCCAATCTCTACAGCTTGCATTCATGGCTTGGAATTGGGGTTATTGTCCTTTATGGCATTCAG TGGATATATGGGTTTGTGATCTTTTTCTTCCCTGGTGGGACTCCAGACATTAGACGCGCCTCACTTCCTTGGCACGCGCTATTTGGGCTGTTTGTATTTGTCTTGGCTGTGGGCACTGCTGCTCTTGGGTTTCTGGAGAAGCTCACTTTCCTTGAGAACTCAGGATTGGACAAATATGGTTCTGAGGCTTTGCTTGTCAACTTCACTGCCATTATCACAATCTTATTTGGTGCCTTTGTTGTGTTATCTGCTCTAGCTGATGCTCCCCCAGCCCCTGCAGCAGATGACTATGAAGCCATATAG
- the LOC114369423 gene encoding remorin-like yields MTEEQSKKVAETESFPSNPAPEPVVVPKEDVAEEKSVIPQPSPSPADESKALVIVEKTSEVAEEKPIEGSVNRDAVLARVATEKRLSLIKAWEESEKSKADNKSHKKLSAISAWENSKKAAAEAELRKIEEQLEKKKAEYGEKLKNKIATIHREAEEKRAFIEAQKGEEFLKAEETAAKYRATGTAPTKLFGCF; encoded by the exons ATGACAGAGGAGCAATCCAAAAAGGTGGCTGAGACTGAGAGTTTTCCCTCTAAtcctgcacctgaacctgttGTTGTTCCAAAGGAGGATGTGGCAGAGGAGAAATCTGTAATTCCACAACCCTCTCCCTCTCCTGCTGATGAGTCCAAAGCTCTTGTCATAGTTGAGA AGACTAGTGAAGTTGCTGAAGAGAAACCGATTGAGGGGTCTGTGAACCGAG ATGCTGTGCTTGCAAGAGTTGCAACCGAGAAGAGGCTGTCACTAATCAAAGCATGGGAAGAAAGTGAAAAGTCCAAAGCAGATAACAA GTCTCACAAAAAGCTTTCAGCCATTTCAGCATGGGAAAACAGCAAGAAAGCTGCAGCGGAGGCAGAATTGAGAAAGATTGAA GAACAACTGGAGAAGAAAAAAGCAGAATATGGagagaaattgaaaaacaaaatagctACAATCCACCGAGAAGCTGAAGAAAAGAGAGCATTTATTGAGGCccaaaaaggggaagaattcTTGAAGGCAGAGGAGACTGCTGCAAAGTACAGGGCAACTGGAACAGCCCCAACGAAACTCTTTGGTTGTTTCTAA
- the LOC114369433 gene encoding transcription factor MYB41-like encodes MGKAPCCEKHGVRRGAWTPEEDQSLVDYIHKHGHGSWRSLPKHAGLLRCGKSCRLRWINYLRPGIKRGPFTSEEESTIVQLHGMLGNRWASIASQLPGRTDNEIKNYWNTHLKKRLLRSCYSQRAKQLCVIPDPTIVKSESPSTRHMVQWESVRVEAEARLSMESTMLNSWPTSKTCPDHFLQLWNSEVGKSFRMIKGKEEGVVSQSLVSQPSSSSKLESCSDVSLQVKNNTGNSSCIPKLEDVSMVHEQTSSYKPKLDDDTAGSDSGNYEFLDTSDSTLKHLLHMPDSDMGFLGQNDHFQNLLDGTCD; translated from the exons ATGGGTAAAGCACCTTGTTGTGAGAAACATGGAGTCAGAAGGGGAGCTTGGACACCTGAAGAAGACCAATCTTTGGTTGACTACATCCACAAACATGGCCATGGAAGTTGGCGTTCACTTCCCAAACATGCAG GTCTCCTACGATGTGGAAAAAGCTGTCGGCTTCGGTGGATAAACTATCTTCGTCCTGGCATCAAGCGTGGCCCATTtactagtgaagaagaaagtaCAATTGTTCAACTTCATGGCATGCTTGGCAAcag GTGGGCTTCTATAGCATCCCAACTACCTGGAAGAACAGACAATGAGATTAAGAACTACTggaatacccatctgaagaagCGTCTCCTTCGATCATGTTATTCCCAAAGAGCAAAACAGCTATGTGTGATTCCTGATCCAACGATTGTGAAGTCTGAATCTCCTTCGACGCGTCACATGGTACAATGGGAGAGTGTGAGAGTTGAGGCAGAGGCAAGGTTGTCAATGGAATCCACAATGCTCAATTCATGGCCAACGAGTAAAACATgccctgatcactttcttcaaCTTTGGAATTCAGAGGTTGGAAAGTCATTTCGCATGATCAAGGGAAAGGAAGAAGGAGTAGTGAGTCAAAGCCTTGTCTCACAACCTTCATCCTCATCAAAATTGGAGTCTTGTTCAGATGTGTCATTgcaggtgaaaaacaacactggaaATAGTAGTTGCATTCCAAAGCTGGAGGATGTGAGCATGGTTCATGAACAAACAAGTAGCTACAAACCAAAGCTTGATGATGACACAGCTGGTTCTGACTCAGGCAATTATGAATTTCTTGATACTTCTGATTCAACACTGAAGCACCTTCTACATATGCCTGATAGTGATATGGGATTCTTGGGACAGAATGATCATTTCCAAAATCTCCTTGATGGTACATGTGACTAA
- the LOC114369435 gene encoding 25.3 kDa vesicle transport protein-like: MVKVTIVGRVSDGLPLAQGLRYMNEENGYLSCYRQQAEFILQEFSRGALTASKMTIHIDNFCFNYLVENGVVFIVLCEFTYPRKLAFHYLQDIQKEFEKFDKTLIGKITRPYSFVKFDGIIANISRQYIDTRTQANLSKLNANRKQDLDIATEDIYNILERKRNSETMRSSPVTLLPESTIWCSPRLEVIALKWTPVMIIVITSMALLWASLADFIV, translated from the exons ATGGTTAAGGTAACTATAGTTGGAAGGGTAAGCGATGGATTACCTCTAGCACAAGGATTGAGATATATGAATGAAGAGAATGGATATCTTTCATGTTACAGGCAACAAGCAGAGTTCATACTCCAAGAATTTTCAAGGGGAGCATTAACAGCTTCCAAGATGACTATTCATATTGATAATTTCTGCTTTAA CTACTTGGTCGAGAATGGAGTTGTTTTCATTGTGTTGTGTGAGTTCACGTACCCAAGAAAACTGGCCTTCCATTACCTACAAGATATACAAAAGGAATTTGAGAAGTTTGATAAAACCCTCATAGGCAAAATCACAAGGCCATACAGCTTTGTCAAATTTG ATGGTATAATTGCAAACATTAGCAGACAATACATCGATACAAGAACTCAGGCCAACCTATCAAAACTTAATGCTAACCGGAAACAAGATTTAGACATTGCCACTGAAGACATTTACAACATTTTAGAAAGGAAGAGAAATTCAG AAACAATGAGAAGCTCACCGGTTACTCTTCTGCCTGAATCCACAATATGGTGTTCCCCACGCCTTGAG GTGATTGCGTTGAAATGGACACCTGTTATGATCATTGTCATTACTTCTATGGCTCTTCTATGGGCTAGCTTAGCCGACTTTATTGTTTAA